The Xenorhabdus doucetiae genome has a window encoding:
- a CDS encoding fatty acid desaturase family protein — MSLSEIRSNNNFNISRKVIASLRELRSLDNYHWAIALSKDYLVIITAIYLSVGISFWFYPLSLLMIGSTQRAFTNILHYSSHHVLAKNKFINYIAGTFLSGHLVFHLLNTYKDPHVRYHHAHLGNPEKDPDLKFHIDSGLYDFNQNDKEFFIQNILLTISGYRTLKFIHYVIKDAIKSRRNEKKVESKIENKKAKNNNESIAFFIYWVVILSVIIYFGFFMYFILLWIIPLFTVTVAIGWIIGIAEHYPLPASEKEALLLTRNTKGVWWERFLFGRHYDNYHLVHHLYPGIPHWNIQKAHIYLLNDPNYQKWDDLWGGVFIRQHPHQETMLSYASKYRKFRKYNQKESFAKHLLSI, encoded by the coding sequence ATGTCATTGTCTGAAATAAGGTCAAATAATAATTTCAATATATCACGTAAAGTGATTGCTAGCTTACGGGAGTTAAGGAGTTTAGATAATTATCACTGGGCTATTGCACTTTCAAAAGACTATCTTGTTATAATAACTGCGATATATTTAAGTGTTGGTATAAGTTTTTGGTTTTACCCACTTTCTTTACTTATGATAGGTTCAACACAACGAGCATTTACCAATATATTACATTATTCGTCTCATCATGTTTTAGCTAAAAATAAATTTATAAATTATATTGCAGGTACTTTTTTATCTGGGCATTTAGTCTTCCATCTACTTAATACTTATAAAGATCCTCATGTCAGGTATCATCATGCACATTTAGGTAATCCAGAAAAAGATCCTGATCTTAAGTTTCATATAGATAGTGGTTTATATGATTTCAATCAGAATGATAAAGAATTCTTCATACAAAACATATTGTTAACCATTTCAGGATATAGAACGTTAAAATTTATACACTATGTAATAAAGGATGCAATTAAATCAAGAAGAAATGAAAAAAAGGTTGAAAGTAAAATAGAAAATAAAAAGGCGAAAAATAACAATGAATCAATAGCGTTTTTTATTTATTGGGTTGTTATTCTTTCAGTAATTATTTATTTTGGTTTCTTTATGTATTTTATTTTGCTTTGGATAATACCATTATTTACTGTCACAGTTGCTATTGGGTGGATTATTGGTATAGCTGAACATTACCCTCTTCCTGCATCCGAAAAGGAAGCATTATTGCTTACAAGAAACACAAAGGGAGTTTGGTGGGAACGCTTTTTGTTTGGAAGGCATTATGACAATTATCATCTAGTGCATCACCTGTATCCGGGTATCCCTCATTGGAACATACAAAAAGCTCACATATACTTGCTTAATGATCCAAATTACCAAAAATGGGATGATTTATGGGGAGGGGTATTTATTCGTCAACATCCTCATCAAGAAACTATGCTAAGTTATGCTTCAAAGTATAGAAAATTTAGAAAATATAATCAAAAGGAAAGTTTCGCCAAACATCTTCTTTCTATTTGA
- the speD gene encoding adenosylmethionine decarboxylase, producing the protein MNTLDIIKNNMKLSHPVEILETLLIRLHLYDRASNKDLSLKSNLPIPIISAFKKELIKYNFAENKGVFKLNPTGINYVLNELEYKSIDINQYHSLSSDEKRKEFANELSILLEPIYNNRPQVNVLLDQAHATLETSISRVMLLLNNPRVFKQNILFLGDDDLTSLALMMAFKKLGHYSSKNIFVKDIDQDLLTFIQDIAKQNDFVINTEYLDLKRANVYTKDFDIIWTDPPYTLSGLKLFLSRAISLAKNDNSEILLSFGQKKPMENQEVQRLLNNQNLLIRNIYPQFNKYHGGSIIGNVSDLYVLSVTPQTYPIISGKSDYSDKIYTGELNPRVKFYQCKLCNNMITIGHGKNILTIEQLIETTCDKCHGNKFQYRGQEKVNSSADVRQLGTHIIVDMKDCDEEILKSVSTIEKIMLNVAQKFELNVVTHNFHQFKPWGVSGALILAESHFTIHTWPEYHYAALDLFVCNEFKHQDAFITELHMQLNAQEYEYKILQRGF; encoded by the coding sequence ATGAATACACTAGACATTATAAAAAACAACATGAAATTGTCACACCCCGTTGAAATATTAGAGACATTACTAATACGTCTACATTTATACGATCGCGCATCAAATAAAGACCTTTCATTAAAAAGCAACTTACCTATCCCTATCATTTCGGCATTTAAAAAAGAATTAATAAAATATAATTTCGCTGAAAATAAAGGAGTTTTTAAGTTAAACCCCACGGGTATAAATTATGTGCTAAATGAACTGGAATATAAATCAATTGATATCAATCAATATCATTCACTCTCTTCCGATGAAAAACGAAAAGAGTTTGCAAATGAACTATCCATTTTACTGGAACCTATCTATAACAACAGACCACAAGTCAATGTTTTACTAGATCAAGCCCATGCAACATTAGAGACATCAATAAGCAGGGTCATGTTATTACTTAATAACCCACGGGTATTTAAACAAAACATTCTATTCTTAGGTGATGATGATTTAACTTCTTTAGCCTTAATGATGGCATTTAAAAAACTCGGGCATTATTCTTCAAAAAATATTTTTGTCAAAGATATAGATCAAGATCTATTAACATTTATACAAGATATAGCGAAACAAAATGATTTTGTTATTAATACTGAGTATTTAGATCTAAAACGCGCTAACGTTTACACCAAAGATTTTGACATTATTTGGACAGATCCTCCTTATACGTTAAGTGGGTTGAAATTATTTTTATCACGTGCAATTAGTTTAGCCAAAAATGATAACAGTGAAATTTTACTTTCATTTGGTCAAAAAAAACCGATGGAAAACCAAGAGGTACAGCGGTTACTCAACAACCAAAATCTCCTTATCAGAAATATTTATCCGCAATTCAATAAATATCATGGCGGAAGTATTATAGGTAATGTCAGTGATTTATATGTTCTTTCTGTGACACCACAAACATATCCAATCATTTCAGGGAAAAGTGACTACTCAGATAAAATATACACAGGAGAATTAAATCCTCGTGTAAAATTTTATCAATGCAAATTATGTAATAACATGATAACCATTGGGCACGGAAAAAACATATTAACGATAGAACAGTTAATCGAGACAACGTGTGATAAGTGTCACGGCAATAAATTTCAATATCGAGGTCAAGAGAAAGTAAATTCATCAGCTGATGTAAGGCAACTTGGCACTCACATTATTGTAGATATGAAAGATTGTGATGAAGAAATATTGAAATCTGTATCAACCATTGAAAAAATTATGCTTAATGTTGCCCAAAAATTTGAGTTGAACGTTGTTACTCATAATTTTCATCAATTCAAACCATGGGGTGTCAGTGGAGCACTAATATTGGCTGAGTCACATTTTACTATTCATACATGGCCAGAGTATCATTATGCAGCACTTGATTTATTTGTTTGTAATGAATTTAAACATCAAGACGCGTTTATAACGGAATTACACATGCAGCTTAATGCCCAAGAATATGAGTATAAAATACTACAGAGAGGGTTTTAA
- a CDS encoding heme ABC transporter ATP-binding protein, with the protein MIEPNMATHLLEAQHLNYFIGQRQIIKDVSLSLRQGEVVAIIGPNGAGKSTLLRLLTGYIPPRSGDCLLKGIPISRWPTQKLARIRAVMRQYSSLSFPFSVEEVIAMGRVPHENTHRKTAIDEAIALTECEELRKRNYQQLSGGEQQRVQLARVLAQLWHPEPTESCLFLDEPTSALDLYHQQHTLRLVHRLTRQQPIAVCCVLHDLNLAALYADKIILLHKGRLVASGTPQDVLRDDILKQWYQADLGVMQHPETHQPQIYLRQ; encoded by the coding sequence ATGATAGAACCGAACATGGCAACTCACTTACTTGAAGCCCAACATTTAAATTATTTCATCGGGCAGCGTCAGATAATCAAAGATGTTTCCCTTTCCCTTCGTCAAGGGGAAGTGGTCGCCATTATTGGCCCCAATGGGGCGGGGAAATCAACATTATTGCGTCTGTTGACTGGCTATATTCCGCCCAGATCAGGAGACTGTTTATTAAAAGGCATTCCCATTTCCCGCTGGCCGACCCAGAAACTGGCTCGCATTCGGGCAGTCATGCGACAATATAGCTCCCTCTCCTTTCCTTTTAGTGTCGAGGAAGTCATCGCCATGGGGCGTGTTCCCCATGAAAATACCCACAGGAAAACCGCCATTGATGAAGCGATTGCGTTAACAGAATGTGAAGAACTGAGAAAAAGGAATTATCAACAATTATCTGGCGGGGAACAGCAACGGGTTCAACTGGCAAGGGTTTTGGCTCAACTTTGGCACCCGGAACCGACCGAATCTTGTCTCTTTTTGGATGAACCCACGTCAGCACTGGATCTTTATCACCAGCAACATACCTTGCGCCTGGTTCACCGCCTGACACGCCAACAGCCCATTGCGGTCTGCTGTGTACTGCATGATTTGAATCTGGCGGCACTTTATGCCGATAAAATTATCCTGTTGCACAAAGGTCGGTTAGTGGCATCCGGCACGCCACAAGATGTACTGCGTGACGATATTCTTAAACAATGGTATCAAGCCGATTTGGGTGTTATGCAGCACCCCGAAACCCACCAGCCACAGATCTACCTCCGGCAATAA
- a CDS encoding FecCD family ABC transporter permease: MSRSQSPSLGLLILGLLLLFLAISSANMGALPLSFKTLWESSLEDPQWQIWLNIRLPRILLAILVGGALAISGAVMQGLFRNPLADPGLLGISSGAALTVAMVIILPFTLPAGIALYGHIIAAFIGSLFVSSLIFMLNKYNHGNLSKLLLAGIAINALCASFIGVLSYISNDQQLRQFSIWMMGSLSQIEWPTLIIAASLIIPVCLLTFSQARKLNLLQLGDEEAHYLGVNVQRTKYQLLLLSALLVGCAVALTGVIGFIGLVIPHLVRLRFGGDHTWLLPISALGGACLLLLADTLARTLVSPAEMPVGLITGLIGAPYFLWLILKPSKGRL; encoded by the coding sequence ATGAGTCGTTCTCAATCCCCCAGCCTTGGTTTGCTAATATTGGGTTTATTGTTGTTGTTTCTGGCAATTAGCTCAGCAAATATGGGGGCATTGCCACTTTCCTTTAAAACACTGTGGGAATCCTCGTTGGAGGACCCCCAGTGGCAGATTTGGTTAAATATTCGGTTACCCCGTATTTTGCTGGCAATCCTCGTTGGCGGAGCGCTGGCAATATCGGGTGCTGTGATGCAGGGACTATTCCGTAATCCTCTGGCTGATCCCGGATTATTAGGGATCAGCAGTGGTGCCGCACTGACCGTCGCAATGGTGATTATCCTGCCTTTCACCTTACCGGCTGGCATTGCGTTATACGGGCATATCATTGCCGCTTTTATCGGCAGTTTATTCGTCTCATCGCTGATATTCATGCTCAACAAATATAACCACGGCAATCTGTCAAAGCTATTACTTGCCGGCATCGCCATCAATGCACTGTGTGCATCATTTATTGGCGTATTAAGTTATATCAGTAACGACCAACAATTACGCCAATTTTCCATCTGGATGATGGGTTCACTCAGTCAAATCGAGTGGCCAACACTGATTATTGCCGCATCACTTATTATTCCTGTTTGTCTGCTGACTTTCAGTCAGGCACGAAAACTCAATTTGCTGCAACTGGGCGATGAAGAAGCGCACTATTTGGGAGTTAATGTCCAACGCACCAAATATCAATTATTGCTGTTGAGTGCCTTATTAGTCGGGTGTGCAGTTGCTTTGACCGGTGTTATTGGTTTTATTGGCTTAGTTATCCCACATCTTGTCAGATTGCGGTTTGGTGGCGATCATACCTGGCTGCTGCCGATATCGGCGCTGGGCGGTGCCTGTCTTTTGTTACTCGCCGACACATTAGCCAGAACATTAGTGTCTCCTGCTGAAATGCCGGTAGGTCTTATCACAGGTTTGATCGGTGCTCCCTATTTTTTATGGCTCATTCTTAAGCCATCAAAAGGCCGTTTATGA
- a CDS encoding heme/hemin ABC transporter substrate-binding protein, with translation MKKWLLTFMLAISFNVFAAERIVTIGGDVSEIVFALGEGQHVVARDSTSQNPKELLSLPDIGYMRMLNSEGILSMRPSLVITSESAQPSLALKQVEDSGVKVIKVTSETSLEAVPEKIMTVAKAVNQEKRGEALVAQYRQQLADITTSAISTKIVFVMSHGGIMPMAAGQQTAADQIIRAIGAQNAMQGFRGYRPLSQEGVIASKPDLLLVSTEGLKTLGGMDKVWQLPGLNFTPAGKKKQVVIVDEMGLLGFGLQTPAVMKQVRDAAKDAVEKAQ, from the coding sequence ATGAAAAAATGGCTTCTAACATTTATGCTTGCCATCTCTTTCAATGTGTTCGCTGCTGAACGCATTGTTACCATTGGTGGCGATGTGTCTGAAATTGTTTTTGCACTTGGCGAAGGACAGCACGTTGTTGCGAGGGACAGTACCAGCCAAAATCCCAAGGAACTGCTTTCTCTACCCGATATCGGCTATATGAGAATGTTGAATTCAGAGGGGATTTTATCCATGCGCCCATCACTGGTGATCACCAGTGAATCGGCTCAACCTTCTCTGGCACTCAAGCAGGTCGAAGATTCCGGTGTAAAAGTTATTAAAGTGACCAGCGAAACCTCGTTAGAAGCCGTTCCTGAAAAAATTATGACCGTCGCCAAGGCGGTCAATCAGGAAAAACGGGGTGAAGCACTGGTTGCCCAGTACCGGCAACAACTGGCCGATATCACCACGTCAGCGATTTCCACTAAGATCGTCTTTGTCATGAGTCATGGTGGCATCATGCCGATGGCAGCGGGTCAGCAAACCGCCGCAGATCAAATTATCCGTGCGATTGGTGCCCAAAATGCGATGCAAGGCTTCCGGGGATATCGCCCTTTGTCTCAAGAAGGGGTGATTGCCAGCAAGCCAGATTTACTGCTGGTCAGCACCGAAGGGCTAAAAACGTTGGGTGGCATGGATAAAGTTTGGCAGCTTCCTGGGTTAAATTTCACGCCGGCCGGCAAGAAAAAACAGGTGGTCATTGTTGATGAAATGGGTCTGCTTGGCTTTGGCCTGCAAACCCCGGCGGTGATGAAACAAGTCCGTGATGCTGCAAAGGATGCCGTGGAGAAAGCGCAATGA
- a CDS encoding hemin-degrading factor, protein MNQSLYERYLQAKAENKAKYARDLAAYLNVSEGELLHSRVGIDAKRLNIDASTLLQELAAVGETKAITRNDFAVHEHIGRYENTKFSPHVGLILNPRELDLRIFFDHWSSIFSLVEPAKDGLRHSIQFFDRQGDALHKVYATSNTDMAAWDALIEKYQTSENPVLAIQPEEVPEHAEVTEQLKAQLDEEWRAMTDVHQFFIMMKRHNLNRQQIFNAVNDDLAYRVDNSALTQLIETAYKDQNEIMIFVGNRGCVQIFTGKLERLMPYQAENSTQKWLNIFNHNFTLHLIESAIAESWITRKPTDSGFVTSLELFDANGNQIAQLYGQRTEGTPEQAQWREQIAALPKLQPEQETCVA, encoded by the coding sequence GTGAATCAGTCACTTTATGAACGTTACTTACAAGCCAAAGCAGAAAACAAAGCTAAATATGCCCGCGATCTGGCGGCTTACCTCAATGTCAGTGAAGGCGAGTTATTACACAGCCGTGTCGGCATCGACGCAAAGCGTTTGAATATTGACGCTTCTACCCTGCTTCAGGAACTGGCAGCAGTTGGCGAAACCAAGGCGATTACCCGTAATGACTTCGCTGTTCATGAACATATTGGACGCTACGAAAATACTAAATTTAGCCCACATGTTGGTTTGATCCTCAACCCGCGTGAGCTTGACCTGCGTATCTTCTTCGATCACTGGAGCAGCATTTTCTCTTTGGTTGAACCTGCCAAGGATGGTCTGCGTCACAGCATTCAATTCTTTGACCGTCAGGGTGATGCGCTGCATAAAGTTTATGCGACCAGCAACACCGATATGGCGGCCTGGGATGCCCTGATCGAAAAATACCAGACCAGTGAAAACCCCGTGCTGGCGATCCAACCGGAAGAAGTGCCTGAACATGCCGAAGTCACGGAACAACTGAAAGCACAGTTAGATGAAGAATGGCGTGCCATGACTGACGTTCATCAATTCTTCATTATGATGAAACGCCACAACCTGAACCGCCAACAGATTTTCAATGCCGTTAACGATGATTTGGCTTATCGTGTCGATAATTCAGCACTGACTCAACTTATTGAAACAGCTTATAAAGATCAAAACGAAATCATGATCTTTGTCGGAAACCGGGGCTGTGTTCAGATTTTCACAGGTAAATTGGAACGTCTGATGCCTTATCAGGCAGAAAATTCTACTCAGAAATGGCTCAATATCTTCAACCACAATTTCACGCTGCACCTGATTGAAAGTGCCATTGCTGAAAGCTGGATTACCCGTAAGCCAACGGATAGCGGTTTCGTTACCAGCCTTGAATTGTTTGATGCCAACGGCAATCAAATCGCACAATTGTACGGCCAGCGCACGGAAGGGACGCCTGAGCAAGCGCAATGGCGTGAACAAATTGCGGCTTTACCTAAACTGCAACCAGAACAGGAAACGTGTGTAGCATGA
- a CDS encoding TonB-dependent hemoglobin/transferrin/lactoferrin family receptor, with protein MTRIKSPSLKLSTLSVVIFASLSSANATTIHSETVHAKKDKSSKDTLTVYATGNQRDSFEAPMMVTVIDNQSASNHVAGNANDLLRNIPGIDIAGVGRANGQDISLRGYSQKGVLTLVDGIRQGTDTGHLNGVFLDPALIKQVEVVRGPSALLYGSGALGGVIAYQTVDAADLLEAGKNSGFRVFSRAGSGDHSLGFGGTAFGKTEQFDGLLAFGTRDVGNIRYGNGIKDHNDETIGNLLAKGSWEINDSQKLSGSLRYYRNEAHEPKNPQTLNQDNSQRTDRTTAQRDAQLSYQLNPAQFSWLNAKADIYYSDININSKSKDKDFEGRKQETYGVKLENRSHFATTAFAAHQFTYGGEAYKQKQKPSSQSVEGFPDANIRFASGWIQDEMTLRDLPVSFIAGTRYDNYNASNSKYADISADKWSSKGAISITPTDWSMLFASYSQAFRSPTMGEMYNDSKHFYMPPRDGRPGFTNYWKPNPNLRPESNETQEYGFGLRFDDLLASNDGLKFKASYFDTKAKDYISTTMTPDMRFTTSSNIPQAKIWGWDVSMTYDTDWFSWDLAYNRTTGKNAETGKSIEALSPDTLTSTLDIPLSTTGFSIGWIGKFTQHTHIRGVNGDRNERGRKITQYAGYGVNDFYVSYHGEGELKGLTTSVVLGNAFDKAYSSPLGAPQNGRNAKLFVSYQW; from the coding sequence ATGACTCGAATTAAATCACCAAGCCTAAAATTGTCTACCTTGAGTGTTGTTATCTTCGCGAGTTTATCTTCTGCGAATGCAACGACCATTCATTCTGAAACCGTACATGCCAAAAAAGACAAGTCATCCAAAGATACGTTGACGGTATATGCTACCGGCAACCAGCGTGACAGTTTTGAAGCCCCGATGATGGTGACAGTCATTGACAACCAGTCGGCCAGTAATCACGTCGCTGGCAATGCGAATGATTTACTGCGCAATATTCCGGGTATTGATATCGCGGGAGTTGGTCGTGCCAATGGGCAAGATATCAGTCTGCGGGGCTATTCCCAAAAAGGCGTTTTGACCCTCGTTGATGGGATTCGACAGGGAACCGATACCGGGCACCTCAATGGGGTATTCCTCGATCCTGCCCTGATTAAGCAAGTTGAAGTTGTCCGTGGTCCATCCGCGTTACTCTATGGTAGTGGTGCCCTGGGTGGTGTTATTGCTTACCAAACTGTCGATGCCGCTGATTTATTGGAAGCAGGTAAAAATAGCGGTTTTCGTGTCTTTAGCCGTGCAGGAAGTGGTGACCACAGTTTAGGATTTGGGGGAACCGCTTTTGGTAAAACAGAACAGTTTGATGGCTTATTGGCATTTGGCACACGTGATGTGGGCAATATCCGCTACGGAAATGGTATAAAAGATCACAATGATGAAACCATCGGTAATCTATTGGCAAAAGGTTCCTGGGAAATCAATGATAGCCAAAAACTCAGCGGCAGCCTGCGATATTACCGTAATGAAGCCCATGAACCTAAAAATCCACAGACCCTAAACCAAGACAATAGTCAACGAACCGATCGCACCACAGCACAACGTGATGCTCAATTGTCTTATCAATTGAATCCGGCACAATTCAGTTGGTTAAATGCCAAAGCGGATATCTATTATTCCGATATCAATATTAATAGCAAAAGTAAAGACAAGGATTTTGAAGGCCGCAAACAAGAAACCTATGGTGTAAAACTTGAAAACCGCTCTCATTTTGCAACCACGGCTTTTGCCGCGCATCAATTTACCTATGGCGGTGAAGCCTATAAACAAAAACAGAAGCCAAGCAGCCAGAGTGTAGAGGGGTTCCCTGACGCCAATATCCGTTTTGCATCGGGCTGGATTCAGGATGAAATGACTCTGCGTGATTTGCCGGTTTCATTTATTGCGGGTACACGTTACGACAATTACAACGCCTCAAACAGCAAATATGCCGATATCAGTGCGGATAAATGGTCGTCAAAAGGCGCCATTAGCATTACCCCGACGGATTGGTCAATGCTGTTTGCCTCCTATTCACAGGCATTCCGTTCTCCGACTATGGGCGAAATGTATAACGATTCGAAACATTTTTATATGCCTCCAAGGGACGGGCGTCCCGGATTTACAAACTATTGGAAACCCAATCCAAACCTGCGTCCTGAAAGTAATGAAACGCAGGAGTATGGTTTCGGGCTGCGTTTCGATGATCTGCTTGCCAGTAATGATGGCCTGAAATTTAAGGCCAGCTATTTTGATACCAAAGCGAAAGATTACATCTCTACCACGATGACGCCTGATATGAGATTTACGACATCTTCCAATATTCCACAAGCTAAAATTTGGGGTTGGGATGTTTCTATGACATACGATACTGACTGGTTCTCTTGGGATCTCGCTTACAACCGTACAACGGGTAAAAACGCAGAAACAGGGAAATCGATAGAAGCCCTCAGCCCGGATACCCTGACCAGCACTCTGGACATTCCATTGTCTACAACCGGTTTTTCCATTGGATGGATCGGGAAATTTACCCAACATACTCACATCAGGGGAGTCAATGGGGACAGAAATGAACGTGGCCGGAAAATCACTCAATACGCAGGTTATGGCGTCAATGACTTCTATGTCAGCTATCACGGCGAGGGTGAATTAAAAGGATTAACAACTTCTGTTGTACTGGGTAACGCTTTCGATAAAGCCTATTCCTCACCACTGGGGGCACCACAGAATGGCCGTAATGCTAAACTGTTCGTCAGCTATCAGTGGTAA
- a CDS encoding 3-deoxy-7-phosphoheptulonate synthase — translation MYKTDELRTHRIDSLITPKALAEQYPISDKVLQNVTLSRQRIESILTGDDQRLLVIIGPCSIHDIDAALDYASRLRTLREKYQHNLEIVMRTYFEKPRTVVGWKGLISDPMLDGSCQVNKGISLARKLLIDINELGVPTATEFLDMVTGQYIADLISWGAIGARTTESQIHREMASALSCPVGFKNGTDGNTRIAIDAIRAARAKHMFLSPDKHGQMTIYQTSGNPYGHIIMRGGKTPNYSAEDITATCHKLRELHLPERLIVDCSHANCQKIHRRQLDIARNIGEQIQAGSTAIAGVMAESFLVEGTQKVIKGGTLTYGQSITDPCLGWQDTEKFISILDEAMKNRS, via the coding sequence ATGTACAAAACAGATGAACTAAGAACCCACCGCATTGATAGCCTAATTACACCGAAAGCGCTTGCCGAACAATATCCTATATCAGATAAAGTCTTGCAAAATGTGACATTGTCACGGCAACGTATTGAATCCATCCTGACAGGCGATGATCAGCGTTTACTGGTCATTATTGGCCCCTGCTCTATTCATGATATTGACGCCGCCCTTGATTATGCCTCTCGCTTACGCACTCTGCGCGAAAAATACCAGCATAATCTGGAGATTGTGATGCGAACCTATTTCGAGAAACCGAGGACTGTGGTTGGCTGGAAGGGGCTGATTTCAGATCCCATGCTGGATGGCTCTTGTCAGGTCAATAAAGGGATCTCCCTTGCCCGTAAGCTATTAATTGATATCAATGAATTAGGTGTCCCGACGGCTACCGAATTTCTGGACATGGTCACGGGTCAATATATTGCCGATTTAATTAGTTGGGGAGCGATTGGCGCCAGAACGACAGAAAGCCAAATTCATCGAGAAATGGCCTCCGCCTTATCATGCCCAGTAGGTTTTAAAAATGGGACGGATGGTAATACGCGTATCGCCATTGATGCCATACGTGCTGCACGCGCCAAGCATATGTTTTTGTCGCCGGATAAACATGGTCAGATGACCATCTATCAAACCAGCGGAAACCCCTACGGGCATATTATTATGCGTGGTGGGAAAACACCGAATTACAGTGCCGAAGATATCACTGCAACCTGCCATAAATTACGCGAATTGCACTTACCTGAGCGTTTGATTGTGGATTGCAGCCATGCTAATTGCCAGAAAATTCATCGTCGTCAGCTAGATATAGCAAGAAATATTGGTGAACAAATCCAAGCAGGCTCAACAGCGATTGCCGGGGTGATGGCTGAAAGTTTTTTAGTTGAAGGAACACAAAAAGTCATCAAAGGAGGAACTTTAACATACGGTCAATCGATTACCGACCCCTGCCTTGGCTGGCAAGATACGGAGAAATTTATCAGTATTCTTGATGAAGCCATGAAAAACCGTTCTTGA
- the ppsR gene encoding posphoenolpyruvate synthetase regulatory kinase/phosphorylase PpsR — MIDADNSQTPENEILERSVFFISDGTAITAEVLGHAVLSQFPITITSYTLPFVTNKARAEEIRDQIDAIYQQTRIKPLVFYSIISDEVKSIITRSNGFCQDIVQTLVAPLQQEIGLEPKPELHRTHGLSKKNLGQYDARIAAIDYTLAHDDGISLRNLDQAQVIILGVSRCGKTPTSLYLAMQFGIQAANYPFTDDDMDNLQLPAALKPFQHKLFGLTINPDRLAAIREERRENSRYASLRQCRVEIAEVEALFRKNKINYLNTTNYSVEEISAKIIDRMGLKRRMF; from the coding sequence ATGATAGACGCTGATAACTCCCAAACACCGGAAAATGAAATACTTGAACGCAGCGTATTTTTTATTTCCGATGGAACCGCCATCACGGCAGAAGTATTAGGCCACGCCGTGTTGTCTCAATTTCCCATTACTATTACTTCCTATACCTTACCTTTCGTGACCAACAAAGCCAGGGCAGAGGAAATCAGGGATCAAATCGATGCGATATATCAACAAACCCGAATCAAGCCATTAGTTTTTTACTCCATCATTTCGGATGAAGTCAAAAGCATTATTACCCGCAGCAACGGATTCTGTCAGGATATTGTTCAAACGTTGGTCGCACCATTACAGCAAGAAATTGGCCTGGAACCAAAACCGGAATTACATCGAACTCACGGCTTATCCAAAAAAAATCTGGGGCAATATGATGCCCGCATTGCCGCCATTGATTACACCCTCGCCCATGATGATGGTATTTCATTACGCAACCTTGATCAGGCTCAGGTCATTATTCTCGGCGTATCCCGTTGTGGAAAAACCCCAACCAGCCTCTATCTTGCCATGCAATTTGGCATTCAGGCAGCAAACTATCCGTTTACCGATGATGATATGGATAATTTGCAATTACCTGCCGCCTTAAAGCCCTTTCAGCATAAATTATTTGGCCTGACGATTAATCCGGACAGGCTTGCTGCCATTCGTGAAGAACGGAGAGAAAATAGCCGTTATGCTTCATTACGACAATGTCGGGTCGAAATTGCTGAAGTTGAAGCTTTATTCCGAAAAAATAAGATCAATTACCTGAATACCACTAATTATTCTGTTGAAGAGATTTCAGCCAAAATTATTGACAGAATGGGGTTAAAACGTCGTATGTTCTAA
- a CDS encoding SymE family type I addiction module toxin encodes MGYVPQNDKATAPPAIHLKGQWLKQAGFEIGGSVTVKIMDGCLVLIPDSDETNSLKQQYQRQRERISEIKLRMRELIGDYKSR; translated from the coding sequence GTGGGATACGTCCCGCAAAATGACAAGGCCACAGCCCCGCCCGCGATACACCTTAAGGGGCAATGGCTTAAACAAGCAGGCTTTGAGATTGGCGGTTCGGTGACGGTGAAGATCATGGACGGCTGTCTGGTACTGATCCCCGACAGTGACGAGACCAACAGCCTCAAACAGCAATACCAGCGCCAGCGCGAGCGAATCAGTGAGATCAAACTGCGGATGCGTGAGCTGATTGGCGATTACAAAAGCCGCTAA